The window CAGTAAAGGAAGAGCGTCGGGATGCTTACCCTGAGAACACTTTTTGTCATGGCTGCAACATAAATTGCAAAATACAGTTTTGTTCCAGACAGATATGTCATAAAAGGGAACGTAGCGAGTACAAGAATAGATAGAGACTGCAAGGCCATTGTCAACATAGGAGttatgatcatgaaacaattttttCATTAATTTCTAATCAAGGCACAATATGTTAAGTCAACTCACGGAAGCAATGCGCGATGAATTGAGTGGCCTGAGAAATTTATTAACCCAATGATAAATTATAAGCTGATATACAAGAAGGCTAGCACCTGCAGCAAAAGGAGAAACATAATTATTTCCCATATATGCACCCAAAATTCTTGTGCAGGTTGCATGAAAAGTACAAAATGTTCAAAATAACAAAGTCAAAGCAGAGGGATGCCATACCTGACACTGAAAGAACCTGGCCAATATCTCCAGATGAGAAGCTAAGGCCGCCATACTTTCTGTCACTCACAACCCATATGGAAAGTATCTAGTATTGAAAGATGATTATAGTTATAATATTAGAGAATTCAAAATATTAAACATTTAGCAATGTAGTCAAAAAAGGTGATATGAGAAATTAACCGAGTAGCATCTGAGTGATTTACCCACGAAAAAACAGATTAAGATGGATTTGCAAGACATGTGACGGGCAAAAATTCAAGGGCAAAAATTCCAAAACAGCCAGATATTTTACCTCACTATATGCCGTTTCATGAAGACCAAACAGACAATATGATAGCATAGTTGACATCCATGGCCAGTTCTGAAGTAAACTCTTCTTACGAGGCATATCCCAATGAGCCTGTTGCGATGGCAAGGCTTTGACTATTCTGGTATCCTTTTCAGTAATCTTATGTTTATGTATAGTCTCCTGTTAACATTTGAGTAACCATATTAATGGAAACATTAGAAGTTTTTTTCTTCAAAAAGGAGGATTACCCCGGCAATTGGGAACATTAGAAGATATCTAAACTTATTGAAACATACTTCTATGATGAAGTTGTATATAGCATAGGCAGGGTATTTTCGTATTAGCAATTTAATGTGCAAAAAACTAATGCCTATTTCCACAAAAACATATGCCTAGAATGAAGTTCAGAAGTGGCATGATAGTGCTTCTGTACATACCGGAAGCCATATACAACTTATTAGAACAACGGCAGCAAAGATTGACACAACGAGACAAGGTAACAGATATGGGAACCTGCAAATTCAATTAAAGCAATGAGTCATGAAGTAGTTCCAAGCAGAATGGAAAATGAAACATATCTTGTCCTTGAAGGATCTACCTCCCGAAAACTGACTCCTTGGAAAAGGtctgtggatatttttcagcaggcTGACAAAAGGAGGATAAAGAAATTAGGAAATGGAAGCAGCTCATCTCTTTATTTTTGTTGAACTAGCAATTGTACACATGAATAACATGTTCAgcccaacataagtagcaaaaagaGTACTATGTGGGTTGATCCAAGAGTTGAAACTATTTTAGTTATATTATAATGTCAACTAAATTATAAGATTGTATAATGCTTCATTTCGATCACACAAGTATAATGGTCTATTAATTACCTGGGCAAGGTAACCACCAAGTCCTGGACCAATAACAACACCCAAACCCCACATGGTATTCACCTGTAATTTTTTTTCAAAGAACAATTAAAGAATATTACATTACTCTAATCATTGCACCGAGAGGATTATGGTGCTCAAGAAAATTACAACTGAGATGCCAAGAGCTTGGTGTTCAGTTTGACAAACTTCAATGGCATAAGCCTACAATGGATAGTAAAGTTTATGTTATCACATACCCAACATATAGATCACAATTGTGAGGCCTAGATCTGCATGTTGAATGAAACTGCTACATGTCAAGTACCTTAATTGGTCCAAGTAATCCATTTAGAGAACCTAGAAGAAGTCTTGCAGCAATCGCCATCCAATATTTTGTACTTAGCCCGAAGAATATCTGAAGTATGACCCTGCAATATACAAGTGACACGGCTAAGTGACTACTGAATTATTATACACTTGCACACAAGAACTGCTGCTGAGTGGAATTAGAATCCATATCACACTTACACAGATAGCATTGAAAATGCAATTACAGGCTTTCGTCCGAGACGATCTGCGGCAATACCCCAAAATATCGAGGTAATGGCTCTTCCAATCATGTATGAAGCAGCTGCATTTGATAAGACCAATAAATGTGTCTAAATATGTGTGGCATGACACAACCTCTGAAAATTAATAGCTAAATGCTGATGAATTATTTTTTAACAGAGCCGTACCAAGAAAACCAGCATAGGATCCAATATCTTCCTCTCTTTTAGCAATGTTGAAGTCTCTAACCTGTAGAAAGGAATACAGTAGGGAGATGACGTGTTACTTGCATGAAGCAACTGAGATCCTGAGATGTTGCGTTACTTCTATGAAGCAAAGTTGCGACCTTTATCTCCTATAGATAAATGAATAATTACCCATACTTTTTTGCAGTTCTTTTACGATTTTATTACGAAGAGTAAATTCAGTTTTTACCCCCTACTTTGGCATTTTTACGCTAGTTACCCCATTCAATATCTTTTCATTCCGATTACCCCATTTAGAGAAGTTTTGCCACTTTTTACCCCTTATAATTTTTTTTGGGAGCAATCTGCCAGGTAGGTCCTGGATATTAGGTACAACATGGTGTGCCACGGCGCGGTTCAGTTTGTTGGCACAATCAGAAATGAAAAATGCCCTGCTTAGTGCGACTAGTAAGATACTTCATCTCTCTTTGCAAAAAAAAAGATACTTCATCTCTGCTGTTTTCAGATGCCGCCAATGTCAGGATATGCAAAGTCAACATTTCGAAACCTTCTGGCTTATTATACAAACCTACCCAGATATGTGTTTTCTAAATGGAAGTGATATTATTCGATTTTTCAACAAAAGTTACTTTGAAATTACAGGGTGTGGAAGTGGTCTTCCTAGTGGCCAGCAGTTCAGTACTTCTACAAATAAAATGGAATATCAATGGCATAAAAATATAGTTCATGGATTTGTGTGTTAGCAGGTCAATGTCACAAAGTAATACTAGCATGTACTTCCTCGAGTAATTATTATTGCTTATCTTACTTATGTTTGTGCCAATAACGTTTTTCAACGGCACAGGTCCAGAACTATGCATGGATTCTGTGTGATTTGATTTAATTGTTGAGGTTAATTACTCACCATTCAAATAGCAGTTTAGAAATTGATCTGTCCTAAATCACCTGCTAGCTAGAGCGCTCTGGTAAAAATTAAAAGAAGTAAAATCTGGCAAAACTTTTACTAAATGAGGCAATCCAAATGAAAACTGTTACATGGGGTAACTAGCGTTAAAAAAAAACAAAGTGGGGGCAAAAACTGCAATTCGCTCTATTATGAATTTAAAAGCAGAGCGATTATTTGGTGTGGATTAATTTTTTACTGACCTGAAAAATGAGCAATTAAAGTAAATATATCCAAACTTAACTTTAATTCCGCTTCTTCATTAGCCTCGACTAGTAATCTTTTAAGATTCATAAAGTTTTCCTCACTAATGTACTATATTTTTCAGGGAAATACATACCATGAAATACATGAAGGGGTAGAGGCATGTGATTGGTAGAGCTGAAAAGGACGAAGCCAAAAGCATGTTATCAAAACAATGATAaataaaagataaaagtgaagtatATTAATTAGGTTtgacttaaatcttttaagtaataTAAAGCGCCCCTTAAAAAAATAGGTTTGAGCGG is drawn from Triticum dicoccoides isolate Atlit2015 ecotype Zavitan chromosome 4A, WEW_v2.0, whole genome shotgun sequence and contains these coding sequences:
- the LOC119289129 gene encoding protein ZINC INDUCED FACILITATOR-LIKE 1-like, giving the protein MSSLEEALLQNPPPSVVVCHHAAAACHHEGCPGCAMDRRKESLRGRIPYKELFFVAATTLAGSLPITCLYPFMYFMVRDFNIAKREEDIGSYAGFLAASYMIGRAITSIFWGIAADRLGRKPVIAFSMLSVVILQIFFGLSTKYWMAIAARLLLGSLNGLLGPIKAYAIEVCQTEHQALGISVVNTMWGLGVVIGPGLGGYLAQPAEKYPQTFSKESVFGRFPYLLPCLVVSIFAAVVLISCIWLPETIHKHKITEKDTRIVKALPSQQAHWDMPRKKSLLQNWPWMSTMLSYCLFGLHETAYSEILSIWVVSDRKYGGLSFSSGDIGQVLSVSGASLLVYQLIIYHWVNKFLRPLNSSRIASSLSILVLATFPFMTYLSGTKLYFAIYVAAMTKSVLRITITCGMCLLQNNAVRQDQRGTANGIATTGMSFFKAVAPLGAGILFSWAQKRHDAPFFPGDQVVFLMLILVQLCGLISTFEPLLVLPPVEECR